In Methanothrix sp., a genomic segment contains:
- a CDS encoding tetratricopeptide repeat protein, translating to MRGLWKAMDGAQRPVLLPQVLDRLGRARRQQGDYHRARICYSRILEALEPGDSEGRMQATASLAELCRIQGDMERAEELYQICLKERERSHDPAGAAGILASLASIYWQTGKGKRAKISLQSASHLLADLGEHGRAAQIQCQLADIYFQEGEFKKALEIYHKSISALRKANPSLASMVLSHMSQCCLEIGDLIPAEDHLQRAIALMEKHGDPLSLSRALILLARIHHRQGLGEEALHCSRQSLKIRERSKDWSGAAEALSLMARICCESRDWEGAIGHYQRAAEIFIGNGEDLSAAEALSNLGGVYHLKGDLDSALDLHCQAIEILSRLGDRQASSVVWSNIGLVHQSRGDLRLAGEFFERSIAARDELGDDLGAASTRLSLGQIFHLQGEWELAQSCFERAARTFENHGDLQGLAAAENNLGNLYLDRSDPLHAILCYRLGLEARVALGDKHGMAITLGNLAGVYLQTGEGKRAAELYRQSLESFREIGDAYGGARSLYGLGRCLAEEGDLEGALKCYRDCLELQIKEGDPRCMIESLESLVSLVQKKGGWQEAQARYAQVLQALRSRDDPAAVAAVLCSLGNLSADLGQWDEAVEEYNESLAIMEGLGDQYSISVARNNLGNICYRRGDWAAALENYRLSLEGFGRAGDLKSEASVLSNMASLSYKRGEWPQAQDSYSKSLGIFEKLEDLSGMARVISNLGNLYHRQGERDLAAEHFQRGLEIYRRLGDREGAAEMQASIDMIRTGRADGPNDIDGYRRQLAELQEAGDISGQGEVLSALAGCYADCGRWNEALSCYCESLEQFRQSGEIYNTGQVLFNAALVYKDMGDLKRAQSLLEEAADIFQSLGALPCIASATLSSAVISAQRGRSQEAMDLFSQSIEMMEGLGALPDLCEGYIAFALFNIREGKSLQSRFYLSRAETLISRTDYLPLKIQLFSAKGECFQGESQYPQAEGCFEMALALSRRLSIPYEEARAISNLGRLALARGEHDAALVKMQKALAIFRRLGALLDIVAVYRDMTQLFLAQGDFSRAEEMARLRQHQARVLGHSDLNLLALLDLAECEARTGRLEESRADYASALRQVQKEGDEIPSTILHLISEKAIGFLEKDAGLPDGTNQARLLRERLLKGDYQGLLEELPRELECGRTG from the coding sequence ATGAGAGGGCTCTGGAAGGCCATGGATGGTGCCCAGCGACCTGTTCTCCTCCCTCAAGTTCTGGATAGACTGGGCCGGGCCCGCCGGCAGCAGGGCGATTACCATCGAGCCCGGATATGCTACTCCCGCATCCTGGAGGCACTGGAGCCGGGTGATAGCGAGGGAAGGATGCAGGCCACAGCCAGCCTGGCTGAGCTGTGCCGGATCCAGGGGGATATGGAGAGGGCGGAGGAGCTGTATCAGATATGCCTGAAGGAGAGGGAGCGCTCCCATGATCCGGCAGGGGCTGCGGGCATTCTCGCCTCCCTCGCCTCCATTTACTGGCAGACCGGCAAGGGCAAGAGAGCTAAGATAAGCCTCCAGTCTGCCAGCCATCTGCTGGCCGATCTGGGGGAGCATGGCAGAGCAGCTCAGATACAATGCCAGCTGGCTGATATCTATTTTCAAGAAGGTGAGTTCAAGAAGGCTTTGGAGATATACCACAAGAGCATATCCGCTCTGCGCAAAGCCAATCCCTCCCTTGCCTCTATGGTGCTCTCTCATATGAGCCAGTGCTGCCTGGAGATAGGGGATTTGATCCCGGCAGAGGACCATCTGCAAAGGGCAATAGCCCTCATGGAGAAGCATGGAGATCCCCTCTCCCTTTCCCGGGCTCTGATCCTTCTGGCGAGGATTCACCACAGACAGGGGCTGGGGGAGGAGGCCTTGCATTGCTCCCGCCAGAGCCTGAAGATCAGGGAGAGGTCCAAGGACTGGAGTGGAGCGGCAGAGGCCTTGAGCCTCATGGCCAGGATCTGCTGCGAGAGCCGGGACTGGGAGGGGGCGATAGGGCATTACCAGAGGGCAGCAGAGATTTTCATCGGAAATGGCGAAGACCTGTCTGCGGCTGAGGCTCTATCCAATCTGGGCGGCGTATACCATCTGAAAGGAGATCTGGATTCAGCCCTGGACCTGCACTGCCAGGCCATTGAGATCCTCTCCCGCCTGGGGGATAGGCAGGCCTCCTCTGTGGTCTGGTCGAATATCGGCCTGGTCCATCAGAGCAGGGGTGACCTTCGCCTGGCCGGGGAGTTCTTTGAGAGGAGCATCGCCGCCAGGGATGAGCTGGGAGACGATCTGGGCGCTGCCAGCACCAGGCTGAGCCTGGGCCAGATCTTTCACCTCCAGGGGGAGTGGGAGCTGGCCCAGAGCTGCTTTGAGAGGGCAGCCAGGACATTTGAGAATCATGGTGACCTGCAGGGCCTGGCTGCGGCGGAGAACAACCTGGGAAACCTCTATCTGGATCGTTCAGATCCCCTCCATGCCATCTTATGCTATCGCCTGGGCCTGGAGGCCAGGGTTGCCCTGGGCGATAAGCATGGCATGGCCATCACCCTGGGAAACCTGGCCGGGGTCTATCTCCAGACTGGGGAGGGGAAGAGGGCAGCGGAGCTATACCGGCAGAGCCTGGAGTCATTCAGAGAGATAGGGGATGCTTATGGGGGGGCCAGATCGCTCTACGGCCTGGGAAGATGCCTGGCAGAGGAGGGGGATCTGGAGGGGGCCCTGAAGTGCTACCGGGACTGCCTGGAGCTTCAGATCAAGGAGGGTGACCCTCGCTGTATGATCGAGTCTCTTGAGTCCCTGGTATCGCTGGTACAGAAAAAAGGGGGCTGGCAGGAGGCCCAGGCCAGATATGCCCAGGTCCTGCAGGCTCTCCGCTCCCGCGACGATCCGGCAGCAGTGGCTGCTGTCCTCTGCTCACTGGGGAATCTCTCCGCCGATCTCGGCCAGTGGGATGAGGCTGTAGAGGAGTACAATGAGAGCCTGGCGATCATGGAGGGGCTGGGGGACCAGTACTCCATATCAGTGGCCAGGAACAACCTGGGCAATATCTGTTACCGCCGTGGTGATTGGGCTGCTGCCCTGGAGAACTACCGCTTGAGCCTGGAGGGTTTTGGCAGAGCGGGAGATCTGAAGAGCGAGGCCTCAGTTCTGAGCAATATGGCCAGCCTCAGTTATAAGAGGGGAGAGTGGCCCCAAGCCCAGGATAGCTACAGCAAGAGCCTTGGCATCTTTGAGAAGCTGGAGGACCTTTCCGGAATGGCGCGGGTGATCTCAAACCTGGGAAACCTCTACCATCGTCAAGGAGAGCGCGATCTGGCAGCGGAGCACTTCCAGAGGGGTCTGGAGATCTACAGGCGTCTGGGGGACCGGGAGGGCGCAGCGGAGATGCAGGCCAGCATCGATATGATCCGCACTGGCCGGGCGGATGGACCTAATGATATCGATGGATACAGAAGACAGCTTGCCGAGCTGCAGGAGGCGGGGGATATCTCCGGCCAGGGGGAGGTCCTATCCGCCCTCGCCGGCTGTTATGCCGACTGCGGCCGCTGGAATGAGGCCCTCTCCTGCTACTGCGAGAGCCTGGAGCAGTTCAGGCAGAGCGGAGAGATCTACAACACCGGCCAGGTCCTCTTCAATGCCGCCCTGGTCTATAAGGATATGGGAGATCTCAAACGGGCTCAATCCCTGCTCGAGGAGGCTGCAGACATCTTCCAGTCCCTGGGCGCTCTGCCCTGCATCGCCTCTGCCACCCTCTCTTCGGCCGTCATCTCTGCCCAGAGGGGAAGATCTCAGGAGGCAATGGATCTCTTCTCCCAGTCCATAGAGATGATGGAGGGGCTGGGGGCGCTGCCCGATCTATGTGAGGGCTACATCGCCTTTGCCCTGTTCAACATCCGGGAGGGCAAATCTCTGCAGTCCCGTTTTTATCTCTCCCGGGCGGAGACTCTCATCTCCCGCACCGATTATCTGCCCCTGAAAATCCAGCTTTTCAGTGCAAAGGGAGAGTGCTTTCAGGGGGAATCCCAGTATCCCCAGGCCGAGGGCTGCTTTGAGATGGCCCTGGCCCTCTCCCGCCGCCTCTCCATTCCTTATGAGGAGGCGCGGGCTATATCCAATCTCGGACGGCTGGCCCTGGCCAGAGGAGAGCATGATGCTGCCCTGGTCAAGATGCAGAAGGCTCTTGCCATCTTTCGCCGGTTGGGGGCGTTGCTGGACATCGTCGCTGTCTACCGGGACATGACACAGCTCTTCTTAGCCCAGGGAGACTTCTCCCGGGCAGAGGAGATGGCCAGGCTGAGGCAGCACCAGGCCAGGGTTCTGGGCCATTCTGACCTTAACCTCCTGGCCCTGCTCGACCTGGCGGAGTGCGAGGCCCGCACCGGTCGGTTGGAGGAGTCCAGGGCGGATTATGCCAGTGCGTTGCGCCAGGTCCAAAAGGAGGGGGATGAGATCCCCTCGACCATTCTCCATCTGATCTCAGAAAAGGCGATAGGGTTCCTGGAGAAGGATGCCGGTCTGCCCGATGGCACCAACCAGGCCCGCCTCTTACGGGAGAGGCTATTGAAGGGGGATTACCAGGGGCTGCTGGAGGAGCTCCCCCGCGAGCTGGAATGTGGGAGGACGGGCTAG
- the cbiB gene encoding adenosylcobinamide-phosphate synthase CbiB: protein MTLTIPEGLAVFLLAAAFDILIGEPPVRIHPVVWIGRLISSLRSRARPSMMQGILLAMIVIAVSVLSAHLLVEGARAFPVLPLLVGAYLLKSTFAIRCLLETSSSIGRMVGQDIEEAKKMLLALVGRETGSLSPAQASSAVIESLSENYVDSILTPIFYYVLLSPLGLGLEAAMAFKAISTMDSMIGYKKPGLKELGFAGARLDDLANWIPARMSLILIALARPGGARDAIRGAWKYHHATPSPNSGWPMAAAAGSLKIRLEKPDQYVLLEENPEPGAGDIHRATALMQSAIALTMLAAIILLFLYSS, encoded by the coding sequence ATGACCCTGACCATCCCAGAGGGGCTGGCAGTATTTCTCTTGGCAGCAGCATTTGATATCCTGATCGGCGAGCCTCCAGTTCGCATTCACCCTGTGGTCTGGATAGGCAGGTTGATCTCCTCATTGCGCTCAAGAGCCCGTCCCTCGATGATGCAGGGAATCCTGCTGGCCATGATTGTGATTGCCGTCTCAGTTCTATCCGCCCATCTGCTGGTTGAGGGAGCGAGAGCTTTCCCGGTACTGCCCCTCTTGGTGGGAGCATATCTTCTCAAATCCACATTCGCCATAAGATGCCTGCTGGAGACCTCAAGCAGCATTGGAAGGATGGTAGGTCAGGATATAGAAGAGGCAAAGAAGATGCTGCTCGCCCTGGTGGGAAGGGAGACCGGCTCCCTCTCCCCTGCTCAGGCCAGCTCAGCGGTGATCGAGTCGCTCTCTGAGAACTATGTGGACTCCATTCTCACCCCCATATTCTATTATGTTCTCCTCTCCCCCCTCGGCCTGGGGCTGGAGGCGGCCATGGCCTTCAAGGCCATAAGCACCATGGACTCGATGATCGGCTACAAGAAGCCCGGTCTGAAGGAGCTGGGCTTTGCTGGAGCGAGGCTGGACGATCTGGCCAACTGGATTCCTGCCCGCATGAGCCTCATCCTGATCGCCCTGGCCAGGCCCGGCGGTGCCCGGGATGCCATCAGAGGGGCCTGGAAATACCATCATGCCACCCCCAGCCCCAACTCCGGCTGGCCCATGGCCGCGGCCGCCGGCAGCCTGAAGATCCGGCTGGAGAAGCCCGATCAGTATGTACTGCTGGAGGAGAATCCAGAGCCGGGGGCAGGGGATATCCACCGGGCTACGGCTCTCATGCAATCGGCCATCGCCCTCACTATGCTGGCGGCGATCATTCTTCTCTTCCTTTATAGCTCATAA
- a CDS encoding cysteine-rich small domain-containing protein, producing the protein MQRLNCERFPCHHPQQDCSLCFCPFYPCRDERTGGREVDGSWCCENCRIVHQKEVAEMVLDGLLQGQSIAQVWKRLEALL; encoded by the coding sequence ATGCAGAGGCTGAACTGCGAGAGGTTTCCCTGCCACCACCCCCAGCAGGACTGCTCCTTGTGCTTCTGCCCCTTTTATCCCTGCCGGGATGAGAGAACGGGAGGCAGAGAGGTAGACGGCTCCTGGTGCTGCGAGAATTGCCGGATCGTGCACCAAAAAGAGGTGGCGGAAATGGTGCTGGATGGACTCTTGCAGGGCCAGAGCATCGCCCAGGTCTGGAAGAGATTGGAGGCTCTGCTATGA